From Strigops habroptila isolate Jane chromosome 1, bStrHab1.2.pri, whole genome shotgun sequence, a single genomic window includes:
- the UTP23 gene encoding rRNA-processing protein UTP23 homolog — MKLTRQKHAKKNMGFYKNNFSFREPFQVLLDGTFCQAALRNKIQIREQLPGYLGGAVQLCTTRCVLKELQSLGKALYGAKLIAQSFQVRNCSHHKDPVSGSACLLSMIEEGNLHHFFIATQDQDLANKVKKKAGVPLLFIIQNTMVLDKPSPKSLAVVQKLQTNQLVPEHQKQSIVQLKEQEGLVKQGGEKRRKRKRAGGPNPLSCLKKKKKKTQEGQEPSAEKKKRRKRKRNRVKVEAVQSVQKNEEE; from the exons aTGAAGCTGACGCGGCAGAAGCACGCCAAGAAGAACATGGGCTTCTACAAGAACAACTTCAGTTTCCGCGAGCCGTTCCAGGTGCTGCTGGACGGCACCTTCTGCCAGGCCGCGCTCCGCAACAAGATCCAGATCCGCGAGCAGCTGCCCGGCTACCTCGGCGGCGCCGTGCAGCTCTGCACCACCCG aTGTGTTCTAAAAGAACTGCAATCACTGGGAAAAGCTCTTTATGGAGCAAAATTAATTGCCCAAAGTTTTCAAGTTCGAAACTGTTCTCACCACAAGGATCCTGTGAGTGGTTCGGCCTGTTTACTTTCCATGATTGAAGAAGGCAACCTTCATCACTTCTTTATTGCTACACAG gACCAGGATTTAGcaaacaaagtgaaaaagaaggCTGGCGTTCCCCTCCTCTTTATTATTCAGAACACCATGGTGCTAGACAAACCTTCTCCTAAATCTTTGGCAGTTGTTCAAAAGTTGCAGACAAATCAGCTTGTTCCAGAGCACCAAAAACAAAGTATTGTGCAGCTTAAAGAACAAGAAGGACTAGTGAAGCAGGGGggtgaaaagagaagaaaacgTAAAAGGGCAGGCGGCCCCAATCCCCTCAGCtgtctgaagaagaaaaagaagaaaacacaggaggGTCAGGAGCCTTCtgctgagaagaagaaaagaagaaaaagaaagcgAAATAGAGTTAAAGTAGAAGCTGTGCAGTCAGTGCAGAAGAATGAAGAAGAGTAA